A window from Dehalobacter sp. DCA encodes these proteins:
- a CDS encoding iron-containing alcohol dehydrogenase, translating to MCITGLDARRLVGRYISHFGTKKPMIVMDNRIRNQNWYTETLETIKVPYVVFDDVTENPKDYEAMLGSKAFLDRDCDLIIAIGGGSVMDCAKCISILVANGGNILDYEGVDEVKIFQFAAW from the coding sequence ATATGCATTACCGGCCTTGATGCAAGACGATTAGTTGGCCGGTATATCTCTCATTTTGGAACAAAAAAACCGATGATTGTTATGGACAATAGGATTCGTAATCAGAATTGGTATACGGAAACCCTTGAAACCATTAAAGTCCCCTATGTTGTTTTTGATGACGTTACTGAAAACCCCAAAGACTATGAAGCGATGTTGGGGAGCAAAGCCTTTCTGGACCGGGATTGTGATCTGATTATTGCTATCGGCGGCGGCAGTGTCATGGATTGCGCGAAGTGCATCAGCATACTGGTAGCCAACGGCGGAAATATTCTGGATTATGAAGGTGTCGATGAAGTCAAGATTTTTCAATTTGCCGCATGGTAA
- the fdhD gene encoding formate dehydrogenase accessory sulfurtransferase FdhD — MNAADEGIVYEEFEVVEIQRENDAIVMKEAVRKVIAEVSLKMIVNGQELVSVLCLNRHHEELALGFLYNEGVIGSYEDIESIEYNEKMLAVLIELREGIVIDRRESLRSITSGCGKCYTYINPLKKTQYAVSTNKSTFSAGNILTIMDKFIEQSEIFHTIGGVHSVLFYVDGFEVLNEDIGRHNCFDKMTGILMKANKMELAAKGMVFISGRLTSEMLMKMIRLGAPVVVSKSTPTTATIRLAREYNITLLGYVRGGKGTVYACPERLADTPTAESKAAHILKKFVE; from the coding sequence ATGAATGCTGCTGACGAAGGAATCGTCTACGAAGAATTTGAGGTAGTAGAAATCCAAAGAGAAAATGATGCCATTGTGATGAAAGAAGCGGTGAGAAAGGTTATCGCCGAAGTGTCCCTTAAAATGATAGTCAATGGACAGGAGCTAGTTTCCGTTCTCTGTCTGAACCGGCATCACGAGGAGTTGGCCCTGGGTTTTCTATATAATGAGGGTGTTATTGGTTCTTATGAAGATATCGAAAGCATCGAATACAATGAGAAAATGTTGGCAGTGCTGATTGAACTTAGAGAAGGAATCGTTATTGACAGACGCGAAAGTCTGAGAAGCATCACTTCCGGCTGTGGCAAGTGTTATACCTACATTAATCCGCTGAAAAAGACGCAGTACGCCGTCAGCACGAACAAATCCACTTTTTCCGCAGGAAATATCTTGACAATCATGGATAAGTTCATTGAGCAGTCTGAGATCTTTCATACGATTGGAGGCGTCCACAGTGTCTTATTTTACGTTGACGGATTTGAAGTGCTAAATGAAGACATTGGCCGGCACAACTGCTTCGATAAAATGACAGGAATACTGATGAAGGCAAACAAGATGGAGCTAGCCGCAAAAGGCATGGTTTTTATCAGCGGCAGACTTACTTCGGAAATGCTTATGAAAATGATCAGGCTTGGAGCACCCGTGGTAGTTTCCAAATCGACGCCCACAACAGCGACCATCAGGCTTGCCCGGGAATATAACATTACACTTCTTGGCTATGTCAGAGGAGGCAAAGGCACTGTTTATGCCTGCCCGGAAAGGCTGGCTGACACTCCGACAGCCGAATCTAAGGCCGCGCATATTTTGAAAAAATTTGTCGAATAG